From the Bacillus tuaregi genome, one window contains:
- the proB gene encoding glutamate 5-kinase, producing MEKKRIVVKIGSSSLTNSKGEIDQEKFRDHVEAVAALREQGHEVLLVSSGAVAAGFSRLGYPTRPVTLKGKQAAAAVGQSILIQSYIEQFNDFNIIPAQILLTRNDFSKKDRYRNAFQTVSELLDRGILPIINENDTVSVQELTFGDNDMLSALVSGLVHAEQLIILTDINGLYDSNPQVNPLAKKWTHLSEISDVVMEAAGESGSKVGTGGMKSKLEAAKTALSLGVKVFIGKGAGSQKLLEILKGEGDGTYIGDDSLTTVNNPKQWIALHSEVAGKVYIDRGAELALTFEGRSLLPAGIYEIVGSFEKGDVVEVFGSSGLIGKGEVYYSSEELKKVMGKRSDEVEKEMVVAALEVIHRDNWVKVKN from the coding sequence ATGGAGAAGAAACGAATTGTTGTAAAGATTGGTAGCAGCTCATTGACAAATTCTAAAGGGGAAATCGACCAGGAAAAGTTTCGCGATCATGTAGAGGCAGTGGCTGCACTTCGTGAACAAGGTCATGAAGTTTTATTAGTATCATCTGGCGCAGTGGCTGCAGGATTTTCCAGATTGGGTTATCCTACAAGACCTGTTACACTGAAAGGAAAACAGGCTGCAGCCGCAGTGGGACAAAGTATATTAATACAGTCCTACATTGAACAATTCAATGACTTTAATATTATTCCTGCGCAAATTTTATTAACGAGAAACGATTTTTCCAAAAAGGATCGTTATCGTAATGCTTTTCAAACGGTTTCTGAATTATTGGACAGAGGGATTCTGCCCATTATCAATGAGAATGATACTGTGTCGGTGCAGGAGCTAACGTTTGGTGATAATGATATGTTGTCTGCCTTGGTTAGCGGACTCGTGCATGCAGAGCAATTAATTATTTTGACGGATATTAATGGTCTCTATGATTCTAATCCTCAGGTAAATCCGTTAGCGAAGAAATGGACACATCTGTCAGAAATTAGCGATGTGGTGATGGAGGCAGCAGGTGAATCAGGTTCAAAGGTCGGTACTGGCGGGATGAAATCAAAACTGGAGGCTGCGAAAACGGCTTTGTCTCTAGGGGTCAAGGTATTTATTGGTAAAGGGGCAGGTAGTCAGAAATTACTTGAAATCCTTAAGGGAGAAGGGGATGGCACCTATATTGGTGATGATTCGCTTACAACGGTCAATAACCCAAAGCAATGGATTGCTCTTCATTCTGAGGTAGCTGGAAAGGTATATATTGATCGAGGAGCAGAATTAGCCTTGACCTTTGAGGGGAGAAGTTTATTGCCTGCTGGAATTTACGAGATTGTTGGATCCTTTGAAAAAGGCGATGTTGTTGAGGTTTTTGGCTCAAGCGGGCTGATTGGTAAAGGAGAAGTATATTATTCCTCAGAAGAATTAAAAAAAGTGATGGGAAAACGCAGTGATGAAGTAGAAAAAGAAATGGTTGTTGCTGCGTTAGAAGTGATTCATCGCGATAATTGGGTAAAAGTAAAAAATTAA
- a CDS encoding glutamate-5-semialdehyde dehydrogenase: MSEVLTKGRAAKKASFQLIGKTTAEKNEALLMIAEQLIIDQEEILIENSRDLELGKQKGLSASVLDRIMLNEKRIKDMSEAIHQLIKLEDPVGETLETITKENGLIINSKRVPIGVIGMIYEARPNVTIDAATLALKTGNAIILRGSSSAQYSNQVLTKSIHRALAQTNLPVDAVQSIENTNRESAQELFHLNEYLDVLIPRGGKNLIDTVVKEASVPVIETGAGNCHLFIDDSAKPEMAVSIAINAKTQRPSVCNAIETILIQEEWFNHYGEQLLTALIEKDVEIIGDEKVCQKTPSATLATDEDWYTEFLGLTVSIKLVTSVEEAIEHINKYGTRHSEAIITENQEHANQFLTSVDAAAVYHNASTRFTDGFEFGFGAEIGISTQKLHARGPMGLKALTSSKYFISGEGQIRG, from the coding sequence ATGAGCGAAGTATTAACTAAAGGGAGAGCAGCAAAGAAGGCAAGTTTTCAATTAATCGGTAAAACAACAGCAGAAAAAAACGAGGCATTGTTGATGATAGCTGAGCAGCTGATTATCGATCAGGAAGAAATACTAATCGAAAATAGCAGGGACTTAGAGCTTGGGAAACAAAAAGGTCTGTCTGCTTCAGTTCTTGATAGGATTATGTTAAATGAAAAACGAATCAAGGATATGTCTGAAGCAATTCATCAATTAATCAAGTTGGAGGATCCTGTTGGCGAAACCCTTGAGACTATTACAAAAGAAAATGGACTAATCATAAATAGTAAGCGAGTACCGATCGGTGTGATTGGGATGATTTACGAGGCAAGGCCGAATGTAACGATAGATGCAGCAACATTAGCCTTGAAAACAGGTAATGCGATTATCTTACGAGGCAGCTCCTCAGCGCAATATTCTAACCAGGTTTTAACGAAGTCAATCCACCGGGCACTTGCTCAAACAAACTTGCCGGTTGATGCCGTTCAATCCATTGAAAATACAAACCGAGAAAGTGCACAAGAGTTATTTCACCTGAATGAGTATTTGGATGTGTTAATTCCACGTGGGGGTAAAAACCTTATTGACACCGTTGTAAAGGAAGCATCGGTCCCGGTCATTGAAACAGGAGCAGGAAACTGTCATTTATTTATTGATGATAGTGCTAAGCCAGAAATGGCTGTATCCATTGCCATTAACGCTAAAACACAAAGGCCATCCGTTTGTAATGCGATTGAAACTATCCTTATTCAAGAAGAGTGGTTTAATCATTATGGAGAGCAGCTTCTGACGGCTCTAATAGAAAAAGATGTTGAGATTATTGGTGATGAAAAGGTATGTCAAAAGACTCCAAGTGCTACGCTAGCAACCGATGAAGACTGGTATACTGAATTTTTAGGTCTTACGGTTAGTATAAAGCTTGTTACGAGTGTAGAAGAAGCGATCGAACATATTAATAAATACGGAACAAGGCATTCAGAAGCGATTATTACCGAAAATCAGGAGCATGCTAATCAGTTTTTAACTTCAGTTGATGCAGCGGCAGTCTATCATAATGCCTCAACAAGATTTACGGATGGCTTTGAATTTGGTTTTGGTGCTGAAATTGGAATTAGTACGCAAAAATTACATGCGCGTGGACCAATGGGATTGAAAGCTTTAACATCAAGTAAATATTTTATTAGTGGTGAAGGTCAAATACGAGGATAA
- a CDS encoding ACT domain-containing protein: MKQRRAVVSVVGKDQVGIIAKVTTILAENKVNILDISQTILQDFFTMMMLVDVTEYQNLEELQKQLTLIGDELGLNITLQLEEIFQAMHRV, from the coding sequence ATGAAACAAAGACGTGCGGTCGTAAGTGTAGTTGGTAAAGATCAAGTAGGAATTATTGCAAAAGTTACAACAATCCTAGCTGAAAATAAGGTGAATATTCTTGATATCAGTCAAACGATTTTACAGGATTTTTTCACTATGATGATGCTTGTCGATGTGACCGAATATCAGAACCTTGAAGAATTGCAAAAACAATTAACATTAATCGGTGATGAGCTTGGTTTAAATATTACGCTGCAATTGGAAGAAATCTTCCAAGCTATGCACCGTGTATAG
- a CDS encoding PFL family protein: MNIAINEMMETIRMVQLENLDIRTVTMGISLRDCADADFEKMNKRVYEKITTYAKDLKDVAEQAEKEFGIPIINKRISITPISEILGHATKEQAIELAKTLDRAAVTLGVDFIGGFSALIHKGISKGDQTLLDALPEALSVTERVCASVSVASTRSGINMDAVKQMGMIIKEAAERTKHENGMACAKLVVFCNAVEDNPFMAGAFHGAGEGEVVLNVGVSGPGVVLNALKRFPDCNLGEVADIIKKTAFKITRAGELIGRVVAERLNVPFGIMDLSLAPTNAQNDSVAEILEEIGLERVGTHGTIAALALMNDAVKKGGAMASSYVGGLSGAFIPVSEDNGMIRGIIDNALSLSKLEAMTCVCSVGLDMIALTGDVTPATLSAIIADEAAIGMINKKTTAVRVIPVPGKKEGEMVEFGGLLGRAPVMGVNPYSSEKMIQRAGRIPAPLQSLIN; the protein is encoded by the coding sequence ATGAATATAGCCATAAATGAAATGATGGAAACGATTCGGATGGTTCAATTAGAAAACCTTGATATCCGCACCGTTACAATGGGAATAAGCTTACGTGATTGTGCTGATGCGGATTTTGAAAAAATGAACAAACGAGTTTATGAAAAAATCACAACCTATGCAAAGGATCTAAAAGATGTCGCTGAACAAGCAGAAAAAGAATTTGGGATACCTATTATAAATAAAAGAATTTCCATTACACCCATTTCCGAGATATTAGGGCATGCGACAAAGGAACAGGCAATCGAATTGGCGAAGACACTTGACCGAGCTGCAGTTACTCTCGGAGTTGATTTTATTGGTGGTTTCTCAGCGCTTATACATAAAGGGATATCAAAAGGGGATCAAACCCTCTTAGATGCACTTCCAGAAGCCTTAAGTGTGACAGAGCGCGTCTGTGCTTCAGTCTCTGTAGCCTCTACCCGTTCTGGAATTAATATGGATGCTGTCAAACAAATGGGTATGATTATTAAAGAGGCGGCTGAAAGAACGAAGCATGAAAATGGAATGGCATGTGCAAAGCTGGTCGTGTTCTGCAACGCTGTTGAAGATAATCCATTTATGGCGGGTGCCTTTCACGGTGCTGGTGAAGGTGAGGTTGTTTTAAACGTAGGTGTAAGTGGTCCAGGTGTTGTATTAAATGCACTCAAACGATTTCCTGACTGCAATTTAGGAGAAGTTGCTGATATCATTAAAAAGACAGCCTTTAAAATTACTCGTGCCGGTGAATTAATCGGTCGTGTTGTCGCAGAGCGTCTAAATGTTCCGTTTGGAATTATGGATTTATCATTAGCACCAACAAATGCGCAAAATGACAGTGTCGCAGAAATCCTTGAAGAAATCGGCTTAGAAAGAGTTGGAACACACGGCACAATCGCTGCATTAGCATTAATGAATGATGCTGTAAAAAAAGGCGGGGCCATGGCTAGCTCCTATGTTGGTGGACTGAGCGGAGCTTTTATTCCTGTCAGTGAAGATAACGGGATGATTCGTGGAATCATTGACAATGCCCTATCACTATCCAAGCTCGAGGCCATGACTTGTGTATGCTCTGTAGGTCTTGATATGATTGCCTTAACTGGTGATGTCACACCCGCTACACTGTCTGCTATTATCGCCGATGAAGCAGCCATTGGTATGATTAATAAAAAAACAACAGCAGTTCGAGTCATCCCGGTTCCAGGCAAAAAAGAAGGTGAAATGGTAGAATTTGGTGGCTTACTTGGACGTGCCCCTGTCATGGGTGTAAATCCATACAGTTCTGAAAAAATGATTCAACGTGCCGGTCGAATACCAGCACCTTTGCAGTCATTAATTAATTAA
- a CDS encoding Cof-type HAD-IIB family hydrolase, with product MSVKRNKEIKLIALDMDGTLLNENQEVSVANREAIRRAEAKGVTVILSTGRSILTCYDYAKSLNLLSHLITVNGSEIWEKEGKLLERNTVQTELIQWMWDLSQTYETQYWATSSDNVWRNQMPDRIADHQWLKFGFEIENQKIRERVLKQLLNQSKLEISNSSPINIEINAAGVNKGNAIEKVCKQLNLSMEHVMAIGDSLNDMAMIKKSGLGIAMGNAQTVVKESADWVTAVNNEDGVAEAINTWVL from the coding sequence ATGTCAGTTAAACGAAACAAGGAAATTAAGCTAATTGCTTTAGATATGGACGGCACATTGCTAAATGAGAATCAGGAAGTTTCCGTGGCGAACCGTGAGGCCATTAGAAGAGCAGAAGCTAAAGGGGTAACGGTCATCCTGAGTACAGGACGATCGATTCTAACATGCTATGATTATGCTAAGTCCCTTAATCTTTTAAGCCATTTGATTACGGTAAATGGCAGTGAAATATGGGAAAAAGAAGGGAAGCTATTAGAAAGAAATACGGTCCAAACTGAACTTATACAATGGATGTGGGACCTTTCGCAAACCTATGAAACACAATATTGGGCTACATCTAGTGACAATGTATGGAGAAACCAAATGCCTGATCGAATAGCGGACCACCAATGGCTCAAATTTGGTTTTGAAATTGAAAATCAGAAGATTCGAGAAAGGGTTTTAAAGCAGCTTTTAAACCAGTCTAAGTTGGAAATAAGCAATTCAAGTCCAATTAATATTGAGATAAATGCAGCAGGTGTTAATAAGGGGAATGCTATTGAGAAGGTTTGTAAACAGCTTAATTTGTCAATGGAACATGTCATGGCAATTGGGGATAGTCTGAATGATATGGCGATGATAAAAAAATCCGGTCTTGGAATTGCCATGGGGAATGCCCAGACTGTAGTCAAGGAATCAGCTGATTGGGTTACGGCTGTCAATAATGAAGATGGGGTGGCAGAAGCTATTAATACCTGGGTCCTGTAA
- a CDS encoding alpha/beta hydrolase, producing the protein MMKKSLVINWKNESLATAIDYPSQLEEGERYPLIIICHGFIGSKVGVDRLFVKAAQEFNKEQSIVLRFDLAGCGESSGEYGKTGLHDFIDQLATVIEFASKNIMQIDRNQITLLGHSLGGATAVLTAVMDKRIKRLVLWSAAALPYKDIRRIVGKEKVRLLKHESEIDYLGYSLTKPFFDSLVGYEPLQTAVQYTGNVLIVHGTGDEDLPVQYAKEYARAFSQRQMGRVTSYEIAGANHTISNGEHFSELMRTTIKWLNEEVKAQQNQNVSA; encoded by the coding sequence ATGATGAAGAAATCACTGGTCATCAATTGGAAAAATGAATCATTAGCGACAGCCATTGATTATCCTAGCCAACTGGAGGAGGGAGAACGTTATCCCCTTATTATTATTTGTCACGGTTTTATTGGCAGCAAGGTAGGAGTGGATAGATTATTTGTAAAAGCAGCACAGGAATTTAATAAGGAGCAATCGATTGTATTACGCTTTGATCTTGCAGGCTGTGGCGAAAGCAGTGGTGAATATGGAAAAACCGGTTTACATGATTTTATTGATCAATTAGCGACGGTAATCGAATTTGCCTCGAAGAATATCATGCAAATAGATAGAAATCAAATTACCTTACTAGGCCATAGCTTAGGTGGGGCAACGGCTGTATTAACTGCGGTTATGGATAAACGAATAAAACGACTGGTTTTATGGTCAGCGGCAGCATTGCCATATAAAGATATTAGAAGAATTGTTGGAAAGGAGAAGGTACGCTTATTAAAGCATGAATCAGAAATAGATTATTTAGGCTATTCTCTGACAAAACCTTTCTTTGATTCCTTGGTAGGCTATGAGCCTCTGCAGACTGCCGTTCAATACACTGGTAATGTACTAATTGTCCACGGCACAGGAGATGAAGATTTACCTGTTCAATATGCGAAGGAATACGCACGGGCTTTCTCACAGCGTCAGATGGGTAGAGTCACAAGCTATGAGATTGCTGGAGCTAATCACACGATTTCCAATGGTGAACATTTTAGCGAATTAATGAGGACGACGATTAAGTGGCTGAATGAAGAGGTAAAGGCACAACAAAATCAAAACGTATCAGCATGA